One genomic region from Vanacampus margaritifer isolate UIUO_Vmar chromosome 2, RoL_Vmar_1.0, whole genome shotgun sequence encodes:
- the LOC144043405 gene encoding suppressor of cytokine signaling 7-like isoform X2: MNDEMSPDFVLMRLLVSAAEYDHLEHLDRQPELVTSGKAGLAHGGFDVDSGESPPGLLGSASPHYSSPLPGKGELEGRLLLPEVPPRSEEEDDLDYPGSGTPGSRAQLMVFRNRMLDFGLEQPPLDGKDRRWVDSSELGSGPSGGAEERDVRCVPSSEENRPDPSGSVLCHPLAQWPQLSLGKSCGTGDEELVLALNPRPEQVGVGEGNESVAAPVPQCSCLLATGGMAPGEDPSETSDALLVLEGLDAGGDVGELGPCRRVGPVFSSGTLSGLMQQVHRLAGEAGVCTHQTWTAGSLPTASGLQSSPTGSPSSPPELRRRPQHQSRSQPQSRATTPKLGLAAGGRSASPLVVLEGDLPGGDRTPRGKSRKGGSLKVRLSKLFRTKSSCGGAGGLLDKRPSLASSTSSGGSLVDVWGSARLWGSTCSNMEDGGRLQTPTLTCTPPFTDDLGGPLLPRIPLSECVGGASMQSLPPRPIGAPPSLSTIQHSLSLNDSFLRGLPRPVPLRLDAPHPPASRPVPRRPLKRADAGNFASSLRELEKCGWYWGPMTWEDAEMKLKGKADGSFLVRDSSDPRYILSLSFRSQGVTHHTRMEHYRGTFSLWCHPKFEDRCHSVVEFIERAIMHSKNGKFLYFLRSRVPGLPPTPVQLLHPVSRLSSIKSLQHLCRFCIRQLVRVDHIQELPLPTPLIAYLRKFYYYDPEEEVSPTKETGDTQT, encoded by the exons ATGAACGACGAAATGTCTCCTGACTTCGTGTTGATGCGCCTCCTCGTCTCGGCGGCCGAGTACGACCACCTGGAGCACCTGGACCGGCAGCCTGAACTCGTCACATCCGGGAAAGCCGGCCTGGCTCACGGCGGCTTCGATGTGGACTCCGGCGAGTCCCCGCCAGGCCTCCTCGGCTCAGCGTCCCCGCACTACAGCTCGCCTCTACCCGGCAAAGGCGAGCTAGAAGGCCGGCTGCTGTTGCCGGAGGTCCCCCCGAGATCCGAGGAAGAAGACGACTTGGACTATCCTGGTTCGGGGACGCCTGGCTCGAGGGCACAGTTGATGGTGTTCCGGAACCGGATGTTGGACTTCGGTTTGGAGCAACCCCCTTTGGACGGGAAGGATAGACGGTGGGTGGACTCGTCGGAGTTGGGTTCTGGTCCTTCCGGGGGCGCTGAGGAGCGGGACGTTCGCTGTGTCCCGTCTTCTGAGGAGAACCGACCTGATCCTTCTGGATCGGTCCTCTGCCACCCGCTGGCGCAGTGGCCCCAACTGAGTTTGGGGAAGAGCTGTGGTACGGGTGACGAGGAGCTGGTCCTGGCTCTGAACCCTAGACCTGAACAGGTGGGAGTGGGGGAAGGCAATGAAAGTGTGGCGGCCCCTGTCCCTCAGTGCTCCTGTCTTTTGGCTACTGGGGGGATGGCACCAGGCGAGGATCCGAGCGAGACCAGTGACGCCCTGCTGGTTTTGGAAGGCTTGGATGCAGGTGGAGATGTTGGGGAGTTGGGGCCTTGTAGGAGGGTTGGGCCTGTGTTCTCCAGCGGAACCCTCAGCGGGCTGATGCAGCAGGTCCACAGACTGGCAGGGGAGGCGGGGGTATGCACCCATCAGACGTGGACTGCCGGCTCCCTCCCGACTGCCAGCGGTCTTCAGTCATCCCCCACTGGCTCGCCATCCTCGCCCCCTGAACTGCGGCGTCGCCCGCAACACCAGTCCCGCTCCCAACCCCAGAGCCGGGCCACCACCCCCAAACTGGGCTTGGCCGCGGGGGGCCGCTCTGCCTCCCCTCTGGTGGTCCTGGAAGGGGACCTGCCAGGCGGGGACAGGACACCCAGAGGCAAGTCCAGGAAAGGGGGGTCCCTGAAGGTGCGTCTCAGTAAACTGTTCCGAACCAAGAGCTCGTGCGGGGGCGCAGGGGGCCTTTTGGACAAGAGGCCATCCCTCGCCTCGTCCACCTCGTCAGGGGGGAGTCTGGTGGATGTATGGGGGTCCGCCAGGTTATGGGGGTCCACTTGCAGCAACATGGAGGATGGTGGCAG GCTGCAGACACCCACGCTGACGTGCACGCCACCCTTCACTG atgATTTGGGTGGTCCCCTCCTGCCACGGATTCCGTTGTCCGAATGCGTCGGCGGGGCGTCGATGCAATCCCTGCCCCCCCGTCCCATTGGTGCGCCCCCCTCCCTGAGCACCATCCAGCACAGCCTGAGTCTCAACG ACTCGTTCCTGCGAGGGCTGCCCAGGCCCGTCCCACTACGGCTCGATGCCCCGCACCCGCCGGCATCCCGTCCGGTGCCCCGCCGCCCACTCAAGCGTGCCGACGCCGGCAACTTTGCCAGCAGCCTCCGAGAGCTGGAAAAG TGCGGCTGGTACTGGGGTCCCATGACGTGGGAGGATGCCGAGATGAAGCTGAAGGGCAAAGCGGACGGCTCCTTCCTGGTGCGGGACAGCTCAGACCCTCGCTACATCCTCAGTCTGAGCTTCAGGTCGCAGGGCGTCACGCACCACACACGCATGGAGCACTACCGAG GGACCTTCAGTCTGTGGTGTCACCCCAAGTTTGAGGACCGCTGCCATTCGGTGGTGGAGTTCATCGAGCGGGCCATCATGCACTCTAAGAACGGGAAGTTTCTCTACTTCCTGCGCTCGCGAGTCCCGG GTCTGCCGCCCACGCCAGTGCAGCTGCTGCATCCCGTGTCCCGCCTGAGCAGCATCAAGTCGCTGCAGCACCTGTGCCGCTTCTGCATCCGCCAGCTGGTTCGCGTGGACCACATCCAGGAGCTGCCGCTGCCCAC GCCGCTGATCGCCTACCTGCGCAAGTTTTACTACTACGACCCTGAGGAGGAGGTCAGCCCCACCAAGGAGACCGGCGACACACAAACGTAG
- the LOC144043405 gene encoding suppressor of cytokine signaling 7-like isoform X1, which produces MNDEMSPDFVLMRLLVSAAEYDHLEHLDRQPELVTSGKAGLAHGGFDVDSGESPPGLLGSASPHYSSPLPGKGELEGRLLLPEVPPRSEEEDDLDYPGSGTPGSRAQLMVFRNRMLDFGLEQPPLDGKDRRWVDSSELGSGPSGGAEERDVRCVPSSEENRPDPSGSVLCHPLAQWPQLSLGKSCGTGDEELVLALNPRPEQVGVGEGNESVAAPVPQCSCLLATGGMAPGEDPSETSDALLVLEGLDAGGDVGELGPCRRVGPVFSSGTLSGLMQQVHRLAGEAGVCTHQTWTAGSLPTASGLQSSPTGSPSSPPELRRRPQHQSRSQPQSRATTPKLGLAAGGRSASPLVVLEGDLPGGDRTPRGKSRKGGSLKVRLSKLFRTKSSCGGAGGLLDKRPSLASSTSSGGSLVDVWGSARLWGSTCSNMEDGGRLQTPTLTCTPPFTGETVSLVDVEISRRNCLHPPTPPPPPRRSLSLLDDLGGPLLPRIPLSECVGGASMQSLPPRPIGAPPSLSTIQHSLSLNDSFLRGLPRPVPLRLDAPHPPASRPVPRRPLKRADAGNFASSLRELEKCGWYWGPMTWEDAEMKLKGKADGSFLVRDSSDPRYILSLSFRSQGVTHHTRMEHYRGTFSLWCHPKFEDRCHSVVEFIERAIMHSKNGKFLYFLRSRVPGLPPTPVQLLHPVSRLSSIKSLQHLCRFCIRQLVRVDHIQELPLPTPLIAYLRKFYYYDPEEEVSPTKETGDTQT; this is translated from the exons ATGAACGACGAAATGTCTCCTGACTTCGTGTTGATGCGCCTCCTCGTCTCGGCGGCCGAGTACGACCACCTGGAGCACCTGGACCGGCAGCCTGAACTCGTCACATCCGGGAAAGCCGGCCTGGCTCACGGCGGCTTCGATGTGGACTCCGGCGAGTCCCCGCCAGGCCTCCTCGGCTCAGCGTCCCCGCACTACAGCTCGCCTCTACCCGGCAAAGGCGAGCTAGAAGGCCGGCTGCTGTTGCCGGAGGTCCCCCCGAGATCCGAGGAAGAAGACGACTTGGACTATCCTGGTTCGGGGACGCCTGGCTCGAGGGCACAGTTGATGGTGTTCCGGAACCGGATGTTGGACTTCGGTTTGGAGCAACCCCCTTTGGACGGGAAGGATAGACGGTGGGTGGACTCGTCGGAGTTGGGTTCTGGTCCTTCCGGGGGCGCTGAGGAGCGGGACGTTCGCTGTGTCCCGTCTTCTGAGGAGAACCGACCTGATCCTTCTGGATCGGTCCTCTGCCACCCGCTGGCGCAGTGGCCCCAACTGAGTTTGGGGAAGAGCTGTGGTACGGGTGACGAGGAGCTGGTCCTGGCTCTGAACCCTAGACCTGAACAGGTGGGAGTGGGGGAAGGCAATGAAAGTGTGGCGGCCCCTGTCCCTCAGTGCTCCTGTCTTTTGGCTACTGGGGGGATGGCACCAGGCGAGGATCCGAGCGAGACCAGTGACGCCCTGCTGGTTTTGGAAGGCTTGGATGCAGGTGGAGATGTTGGGGAGTTGGGGCCTTGTAGGAGGGTTGGGCCTGTGTTCTCCAGCGGAACCCTCAGCGGGCTGATGCAGCAGGTCCACAGACTGGCAGGGGAGGCGGGGGTATGCACCCATCAGACGTGGACTGCCGGCTCCCTCCCGACTGCCAGCGGTCTTCAGTCATCCCCCACTGGCTCGCCATCCTCGCCCCCTGAACTGCGGCGTCGCCCGCAACACCAGTCCCGCTCCCAACCCCAGAGCCGGGCCACCACCCCCAAACTGGGCTTGGCCGCGGGGGGCCGCTCTGCCTCCCCTCTGGTGGTCCTGGAAGGGGACCTGCCAGGCGGGGACAGGACACCCAGAGGCAAGTCCAGGAAAGGGGGGTCCCTGAAGGTGCGTCTCAGTAAACTGTTCCGAACCAAGAGCTCGTGCGGGGGCGCAGGGGGCCTTTTGGACAAGAGGCCATCCCTCGCCTCGTCCACCTCGTCAGGGGGGAGTCTGGTGGATGTATGGGGGTCCGCCAGGTTATGGGGGTCCACTTGCAGCAACATGGAGGATGGTGGCAG GCTGCAGACACCCACGCTGACGTGCACGCCACCCTTCACTG GGGAGACAGTCTCTCTGGTGGATGTGGAGATCTCTCGGAGGAACTGTCTCCACCCTCCGACCCCTCCACCTCCACCCAGACGGAGCCTCAGTCTGCTCG atgATTTGGGTGGTCCCCTCCTGCCACGGATTCCGTTGTCCGAATGCGTCGGCGGGGCGTCGATGCAATCCCTGCCCCCCCGTCCCATTGGTGCGCCCCCCTCCCTGAGCACCATCCAGCACAGCCTGAGTCTCAACG ACTCGTTCCTGCGAGGGCTGCCCAGGCCCGTCCCACTACGGCTCGATGCCCCGCACCCGCCGGCATCCCGTCCGGTGCCCCGCCGCCCACTCAAGCGTGCCGACGCCGGCAACTTTGCCAGCAGCCTCCGAGAGCTGGAAAAG TGCGGCTGGTACTGGGGTCCCATGACGTGGGAGGATGCCGAGATGAAGCTGAAGGGCAAAGCGGACGGCTCCTTCCTGGTGCGGGACAGCTCAGACCCTCGCTACATCCTCAGTCTGAGCTTCAGGTCGCAGGGCGTCACGCACCACACACGCATGGAGCACTACCGAG GGACCTTCAGTCTGTGGTGTCACCCCAAGTTTGAGGACCGCTGCCATTCGGTGGTGGAGTTCATCGAGCGGGCCATCATGCACTCTAAGAACGGGAAGTTTCTCTACTTCCTGCGCTCGCGAGTCCCGG GTCTGCCGCCCACGCCAGTGCAGCTGCTGCATCCCGTGTCCCGCCTGAGCAGCATCAAGTCGCTGCAGCACCTGTGCCGCTTCTGCATCCGCCAGCTGGTTCGCGTGGACCACATCCAGGAGCTGCCGCTGCCCAC GCCGCTGATCGCCTACCTGCGCAAGTTTTACTACTACGACCCTGAGGAGGAGGTCAGCCCCACCAAGGAGACCGGCGACACACAAACGTAG